TTTCACCAGCAGGCTCTCTTTCTCTAGAAATTTTACAATTCTTTAGAAAATGCatagaggtactaaattttagtgtaaaattttgatacctcaagatatcTAGTATCAagctgttaaaaaaaatatctcaatgtATCTTCTTGAGAATGGTAAAATAACTCCTTTTTCTTAGTGAAACAAGGATTTTCTTATAGGAGTTCAAACATAGAGAAGAATCTCAACGTCGAATACCTGGATCTCAGGCAGTATGCCGTTGCCGTAAACGGAAGCCAGGATGGAAATGGAGAGGAAGGCATTGACTGTCTGATCGGATTTGGAAGAGCTTAGAGAGTAGTCCTTCACTGGAGCATCTTTTGACAaacctgtaaaaaaaaaaaagaatgatgaCTACATAGTTATACTCCGTAGTAGGaaagagtgaaaaaaaaaacatatctagGACACGAGGGCTAAACTACTGATACAAAATCTGCATAATGGAAAAATTACACTTTAATCACTCAATGCATTTTAGTTCTAGAGATTGGCCCATGGAACATATTTCTTACTCGAAGTTAAATGTCAGAAGAAATTTCAAAGGAcaacatttttataaaaaatggaaCTCACTTGTTAAAAATACACGTTTGATGAGACCAAACTGCCAATAATTTTAAGTACGCCAAGCAACAAACTTAAAGAAAGGCTTATCTGGCCAACTAGGAAACGCTGCTGATGTGCAACTTTCgcaaagattttttaaaaatgtgtttttattAAGACCGTTCTTAAAATACTCAATGCACTAATTTGATTGCGCTATAGCAAGTCAGAGGTGCTCTATTGATCATTTTGGAGACTCCTTTCTGTTGGTAATTTGTAATGCCTGTTGGTTTTACTGGAAATCTGAATCTTACAAGTAACAACATTAATGCGTATAGTTGAAGACTGTCACAGGCTAATAATTCCATGATGATGCCGTGTGGACATGTCTGGGTGAGTTTATTCCGATATCATGCATAAAagaaaagctgaaaaaaatggCTACAAAGCTCAGCTACGCCGATATCATGCATAAAagaaaagctgaaaaaaatggCTACAAAGCTCAGCTACGTTTCTTTCATCTGACTTTTTCCTTGTGTTTATATAAACAGCGTAGCAGAATTTACAGTATATTTATGAAGTGCTACTGAGAGGTTTAAGGCATCTGATTCCCGATCTAATTCCCGACCTTTTCTAGAATCTAATTCCTCCATCTTAAGCAAAACTTTCTCCGAAATCTTAACAGAAAAGTTCTGGGAACAGAGAGATGATGTTACACGAGGAGAGTTCAGGCAATATACCTGCACCAATGCAAGCAGCAGATACAAGGATGGTGTAGCCCAAGCTCAAGAGCAGTGAGACAAAGTTAATGTGCCGCAGCGAGTGGAATGATGGTAGCTGGGAGAGGAAGGCCAGCGCCACAGCCACGATGATGATGAAGTGATACAGTTTCAGGGGACCATTGGGAGAAAGGCTCGTATACATGATCTGTTTGGGCATAATAAAGAAACAAGTTTATGCAACTATGCAAGTGATAATTTGAGCAGTGAACATAAAGCAGTTTTTATTAGTTATATGTTCATGCCAGGTTGTTATGCAGTTTCATTAACTGTAAATGACTTCCAGTTTTAGAACATTGTACTGGCTAGCAGGTCGAGTACCGTACTGACTCCTTTCTGACAGTTTTAGTAAATGGATTGCTGTCAATTCTGTTATAGAGTTCTGTCCCCATGTTGTTTTCTTGTCTGAACTTAATGTCTATATGAAAATATCTCTGTttcaggcaaaaaaaaaaaccatgcaaGGATTGGAGTATCTTCTTCTTTCATAAAATCTGAAGCTCGAAAAGAATTGAGGCTCATGGATGTTGACATTATGCAAACATACTACGAATACATGTGTAACTTTTGAGCTGGCGTGCAGCAACCGTATGTCCAATACAAGTCAGAACGACAAGCACATGAAAATGACTCGGTTACATAGGACTTATTTCctttgttttaactttttactaTCAGTGATCAGGCTTTTcactaaaacaaatttattagcTTTTCATGTACATAATTGCAATCAAATGAAAACACCTACACCTAATTCAAATTAGAACTACTAGAGCAAAGCATAGCCTGCTTGAGTCTACGGCTCGAAGGAATGTCATCTGTCATCACATATGCATTGCAGGATTTCGTTATTAGCTGCATGATTGCGACTTGCCTGCATATTACAAACCCACAAGCAACGCCAAGCAGATATTAATAACCATATAGTATGATCCTCCCGGGCATTAGCAAATTTAGCATGCCGGCCCTATCGTCTGGGAGCAGCTTTCTTACTAATTTAAATATGTTCGCGTGACTACCCTGATCCCTTCTGCGTGCTGATTAAGTTGTTGCAGCAGTTGGTAAAGACAAAGCAACCCTTCTATCCTGAAGCAGCTAGAGTCAAACTCATCAGAGCCAACCATTTAGGCCAGAACAAACATGGAAGGCCAATGCAATACCTTTATGCATATTCTACATTCACACTAAGAAGCATGACAGATTCTTGATTTTGAAGGGCAACTACGTCCCAATTTGTTGGCTATACTACAGATAGTCCAAAGAGAATCGACATGAAACATCGTCCAGAACAATAAACTAATCGTAAACAGCATGGTACTAGTAGTAAATAGTAATATAGAACAGCATGAGAGTTAAGGGTTCTGGGAAACTACGATTTGCACCTCGAGGCaatcggcggcgaggaggatggTGCCGATGCTAACGCCGGTGTTGATGGCCGTCTGCACGGTGACCACGAAGTAAAACATCCACCCGGATCCTGCGTGCAGGAGCGCGAACACAACGAAAAAGCGATATTCATATCACGAATTAATTACGTGTCGGGGCGGGCCATCACCTCTTCTTGCGTCGATCGGCGATCGAGCTCTCAACGACGCACGGATCCTAATTAATgggagcacggcggcgagtcGGCAACAGCACGGCAGCCAGTGTGGCTTGGCCTGCTGCTCCATGCCGTCCGTGCACAAAGGcgagccgcgccgcgcccgcccaAACGAGGCCCGCATTGATGCGGCTAGCTAAGCTGTGTCTGCTTGTGGGCATTGCACCGAACGCACATGGGCTATGGGATGGAATGTATGGCGAGGCGGTGGGGGGAAAGGGCGGTTAATTaccgaggacgtcggcggcgagctcgcggAAGCGGatgtggcggcggccgcgggccTCGCAGTGCTCGAGTACGCGGGACATGAGAGAGTACTCGTAGAAGGTGACGGCGCCGATGACGGTGAGCACGGCGAGCCCGAGCCCCCAGCCCATCCCCCGCAGCGCGTACGGCAGCGTCAGCACCGTCGGCCCCACGATCGCCGTCGTCAGGTGGAACCCGGCGTGCCACCACTTCCCTGGTTCCGACCACCACAGATCGATCAGGAATCAGCCGCGCCACCGCATTGCGCACACGGGGAAATGCGGGGGGAGTTGCCGTTGCCggagaggaggggggggggggaggcaAATTGACCTACCTTTGGACTCGAGCAcgaaggcggcgccggcgtcggaaGCATCGGCTGCGGGCTGCTTGGCGGCCTCGGCGTCGAACGCGGCGGGCGCCATGGACTTCGTCTCCAGTTGTCCTGCTCGCTGGCTGCCGCGGCTATTTATATACTCTACACGACGAGGCGACGCGAAGAGAAGGAACTCGCCCTGCGCGTGGCTCCCTCTCgcagtctctctctctcggcccTAGCCAATCTAATTCTAATCAACCAACCTAATCGGCGCATCAATTGAGCGGCAATGAGGCGATTAAATGTTAATCTCGCGATTACTAACTTCTCCATTCGCGTTGTATTTATGCTGCGAGCCTCTGCGTGTTGGCCGGATCGTCAGCGGCGCGGTGAGGTTACTGGCCTCTCTTCAAAGTGTTCTAAGATGATGGtcaggttgtgttcttttaaatattattgataaaagataaaaaatcatttaattttatgataactatttaatatataaatgacaaaattaactaataaaaaattttaaaaaaatatatactttaaaaatgtgagatgatgaacttctctatatattttttaaaaaaacactattTAACAATTGAAAAACATAGCGCAAAAGGCaagaaaaaattgagaaaaatctATCATAAAGAACGCAGGGGAACCCAAATCAAATTGGCCATTTTGGGTAGTGATGATTCACCGATTGTTAGTACAACTAGAAATAGATATAGAAAGAACACTATTTGTAAAGAATGTTTTTAAAACACtaatttatcatgttaatCAACTGCAGATAAACACAGTTGCAACGATTAATCAACTACAGATAAAAAACCATACGGACAGTGTAGTTGAACCGTAAACAGTAAATATGAACAGTGCAACAGTGACAAATTCCTGCGTGGAAGCCGGGCTGGCACAACTCTTCACATGAACAGTGTAGGCGAGCAGTGTGCGAACAGCGAATATGAACGATGAACAGTGTAACAGTGACAAATGCCTGCGTGGCAGCCGGGCGCAACTCCTCACCAAAAACTATAGTCTTTATAGATAGATTGCTGGTTGAGTCATTAGctgttgggtttttttttccttgctaAATTTGTGTGATGTTCACGTGGTTTTACGTGACCAATTAGTGTTTCGACAGTTTTTCTGACGTCCCATTTTGAGTCCCTCTGTTTGGCTCTATGTTTCACTTCCATGGTAACGTTTGGCTGAAGTATCGGATACGAATTCCATGACCAAATGTTTAGCATGGTCTGGTCACTGTTTAGTTGGTGACCGAAGTTAccataaaagtaaaatatacgAGCGGTTCTTAAGCTTGAGAGCGAGTGTCACTAAAGTTCACGAACTTAAAAAccatatatctagattcataatCTTGGTTTAATGATTCGTTGCGGGTCCAAACCTCATTTGACCTAGGCTAACTTCCGACGTGGCAATTCACGTAGGCAAAACATTTACAATTTACTCCATCCACAATAAAGAATGCTAAAGTAATTACAATTTAATACTTGACGATACAGCACctctaaaaaaacctaaaaaatccCCGAACCCCTCCCTCACAGGTCCTCGCTCTCTCTTCCTCGAATGCTATGGCTAGGGCACGAATGGGAAGGATGTGAGGGGTtgagggattttttttggggtttcTAGAGAGGTACTATACCGTCAAGGATTAAATTGTAACTATTCCAGCATTATTTATCGTGTAGGGGGTAAATTATAAATGTTTTGCCACATCGGGAGTCAGCCTAGGTCAAATGAGGTTTGGACCCGCTACGAATCGTTAAACCAAGATTATGATATCTAGTTTCAAGTTCATGGACCAGAGTAACACTCGCTCTCGAGTTTAAAGACTGCgcatgtattttactcttaCCATAACCAAACCTTACCAAAAATTGGTGCTACCAAAGCTTGTTCACGACGAGTGTTTCAGTGTTTGGTTCGGTGAACAAAATCGCCACTACTTGATTTTGCCATATTACCCTGGATCATACTACTTAAAAACCTTATGAAAAGCGGCACCAACACGCAGCTTGCTACCACCTCATTTACTCTTTTCTCCTATGGCATAAACAGAAACAAGAGGGGAACCATTGGTTCAAAGATAACTTATTCTGAGATAGAGGCCTAAGTAAGGGTGGTAAtgactaagagcatctccaagagactagCTAAATTATAcctctttaaattttaatttagctattcatataaaaaaatttcataccCAACTTGATGTACACTTTAACAGACTAGCCATCTTCACTAGCTAAATCCTAACAGATATATGGGCCTGACCAGGTTTGTCTATTAAGATGAGGCGGGAAAAACTAACCAAATTTGgctattgaaaagaaaaaaaaaatagttattctAACAACCTACCAGGGCTGCATTCGCCACCCTGTATAAGGTATCTAacttctctcgtttttcgcgagCATgcttttcgaactgctaaacggtgtattttttgtaaaaattttctatagaaaagttgtttaaaaaaatcatattaatctattttatatttttttaataattaataattaattaatcatgtactaatttattactacgtttttcgtgtcgAGGTAAGTTATCTTACCTCCTCCCAAACGAACCAGGCCTAGGTTACATAGCTCTTCTCTCGAAGATTGTTTTTTCACAcaatagctaaaatttaacttagcTAGTCATATACCTAGCTCTAggagatgctctaagttttttttggtcCTTCACAACCCTACTTTTAActcttgaaattttttagttCAAAACCTGACATAGCTTGCGGTTCGAAATTTTGGAACGGAAAAGGTTGCCCTGAACATTCCAAGAAGATTGCTTTGCCTTTTGCAACCTCGGGTCATATATTTGCACCACACTCGATCCAGTTCGTTGATCCGGGCCATATatttctttcaattttttttgtgctagCACACTTTGTGCTATGTTGCTACTTCTCCTGGACCAAGCTTACATTCTCGCggggcctttttttttttttcctttcaccCGCGAAGCACGTAGAGGTGTAGGTAGAATCGTAGAAAGCAGATCACAGCGCTAGCATGTGTAGACGATACAAAATCGATGATTCCGACTTCCCAGTCGGACCGCACTACATAATGCATGCGCCTGAGGCGTAGTGCGGTCGTGGAAAAACTGCTACGGATAAACGTGTTGTTAACACAGAAAAGGGGCAGCTCATTAGAtctgtcaaaattttgtttaccaCAATGTCCTGACTCCTGGCCTGTCTGGTAGAAATCAATGTTTGCCGGATGCTTCCGAGGCTGAGCGAACCAATGGCCTCGCGAAAACGCAACGCCACTTCACTAGCTCGGTAGTAACTCAGTTGTAGACATGATAGCCAAAGGGCAAAAGACAATGACAGCAAATATTCAGCGGCACAAAGAGGGGCTGAGGCTTATCAGATAATGATGATTTGATTTGGGTTGATCGGCGGATGAAGGAACAGCCGGCTCCTATCATCCAACCAGAAAGTCAATGTTAGCGTGCTTTCCATGCTTATGTGTGCTTGATTAGTtgtctaaaagaaaatatgtgtgtgtgggtgtgggtgtgggtgtgggggggggtggggggggggggatgtaATCAATGAACTGATTCCCACAAGGTCACAGGCCGGCAATACGGCACAAATAGTTACTACAGTACTTCTCATGTGCAAAAGCTTTAAGGTATTCATGATGCAATACAATGACTAGATGTGTCCATATAATTAGACAAGTTGTCacatagaataaaaaataatatggcaaatatgtaaatatagaAAGAGAAGCAAACCATGTCTTAGCGCAACACACAAGAtaagtaacattaaattttatgtgaattagtagtatttatattgtaagaacAATGTCTCCAATAGTTTCTTGATGACATACAggtatatagaaattattacTATCTTGCATTACTAAGGACATTCATAATACAATGATTAAGATGATATCCATAGAATTAAATGAGTTACAACATAAAATAGAAGATGAGGCGAGTAAATAAAGATAGAGAAGGAAAACATGTCTCGTAAGACAcgaagacatggtttctatacGACACCTTAGACATAAAGAGAGATGAGTACcattaaattcaaatataaataagtaATGTTTGTATTGTAAGAATAATGTTTAGTACTAGTTCTTTATGACATGGAGAATTAGAAATCATAAAAAAGTGTCTGGATTGCTctaagaaaattaatttgacaTGCAAGGATAGAAGTACATACCAAAAATTCTGGTGCTTGAGTGCAATAAGTGTGCAACTACACCCATGCTTGGGCATCTGGACTTCCGTTCTCGAGTACTGTGGTGTCACAAATTAAGCTGGCCAGTGACACTGCAAACATACAAATCTAGGGGGGTAGCGACAAGTGATACCAGCAAGAGGTGATACACcagtatatatttacaaatatatatattagaaaatgtATAGCTCTACCCAATATATTACAAGCCGACAATTGCACAAATACCTAATGCTTCCCATGGTGAGGCAACATATCGACATGGTGATAGCACAGATAAGAAACATGCACAGGCAGAGCAGAGAAGTTAGAGCTGCCTGGCGAATCAAATCATTTTCAGTAAAAGGCATTGAGCTTTGGAATTAGTAGGAGGAAGATTATTAATAGTAAAATCGTGAGAACATGTGATCTACCAGCTTCTTGGGCACCACAACTTGCTGTGCGTCTATGCTTGCGGTACACTTAAAAAGCTTCAATCTCACTATTAGTTGATATCACAAACTTGGCTCCAATTTGCAGCTTTGAGGGGGATGAATTACTAGCAAAGAGATCCACTATTATATCCAGTTACCTAAACTCTTCTGGAACATGCATGCCAAAACCACGCTTCAGCTTTTCGATCCTATTCAaggaaaatttgataattgtAAGTAGATTGTGATAGTTAAAATACAAAGTAGATTGTGATagctaaaataaaagaaatttttatcaAGATGACTAGGTGAGAGCTAAAGCCCCGATAGGAACTGCTGGATGCGGCGCAGCAAAGAGCTCTGCTGGCCACTGTTGCCATAGAGCCATGCAGCTGCAGCAAGCGGTTCAAAACAAGCCCCAAGTGACTTGCATCAGTGTCAGTAGGGATCATTTTTAGAGGCTGGATCCAGATAGAAACAAAATGTGAATTGAAAGGAACCATGAAAAAATGAAACCAAAAATGTTGTTTGCCTTCGATTCCTTGACTGgcaaaaatattagtttagaTGGAGCATCAAACTAAATAAGGTATTTAGATTTGGTGAGATGGTGGTGTGTACATTATTTGTTGggaatagtcccacattggAAGTTTATTCTAACATTATTTAGTGGAATTGCtagttttgatattttgataatTAGCAATAATGACTattgcaataaaaatattggcaAGCTGTATGGGATTTCCATCGTAATGAGTTTTCCAGTAGGTAGTCCTAGGAAACTCCAACCTGTAGTCAGGTCTACCTACCTCTAAAAATGAGCCAGGAGACATTGCTCTGACATGCTCAATATCAGCATGCAACATGACACGCCAGTACTAAAACACATGACTGATGAAAATGCATGTACATGGCCATACAGCTCTAATGCAAAATTGCAAGCGCTCAGCACAAATTCAAAtcaaaatgtttttaattaCAAGCAACATGAAAATCATGGCCTTGGTAATTTTATGATGGAATACAAATGAGGCTTGCAGTGCTTGGATGGAAGATTATACATCACTAAGGATTGTTACCCAATAAAGAATAGACGAGGACTATGGTAAGATCAAAatggtgaaatattttttatatgaactgTATGCAGAGACATGATGCTTTTGAGATTTTATCAGATGCTTAATCTCACATAAGTAGTGCTAGTGATCCTGAGTTAAATggattctggaaaataaaaGCAGAATACCTTACTAAGTCCCTGCATTTCACACTAAAGCAGTTTCAGCAAAATCCAATGGACAAAGTAATTGAAGTTGAAAAAACGTAATAAGTGTTGAGAAACAAAAGGTGCGCCTTACATAAGATAAGTAGGTCAGCTGTTTGAACAAGAAAAGGCACATAATGTAAAGAAACTCACGTGGGGGCAAGTTTCCCAAGACTGCGGAGCTTCTTGCCGGTTGCTTCATCAGTAACATTTCCAGAAATCTCAACAGAATATGATTTTCCAGATATGCGTGGAAGCCCTCTTCCTACAAGCAAATCTAGATCTCTCTGATGAAGTTCTCTTCCATTGACGAAAACACCAGTATCCCCACTAGCACAGTTACTGGCCAATGGGTAATTGAATTCTCGTATGAATGGCTGcgcattaaaaaaacatcatcagaatttcagaaaaaagCTCTCTAACAGCACCTTGGTTTACAAAGAACTCGTCTTACAGGGATAATGCCGATACATTCTCTTCCCATGACACCCCAAAAGCCAGCACGATAGTCGTACCTGTATCATGAACAGAATAACCAGAATTGTTATAAAGAAATCCTCTATGCACAAACAGGAATTCAATCATGTGAGCATACATCATGACTGTTCAAcagaaaaaacttcaaaagtatatttaaagCCCCAAATTgggtgaaaaaaatcacattaattTGAATATATTGCAGATATAGAAATCTATGGCATAGCCACAAGCAATTCCATTAAAGCGAGTTCAAAGTTAAGAAGTTCAACAGGATTTCTGTCGATGACCTAGGTTTTCTTGCACTAGTACTTTAGATAAGGGATTGTGGCATGCTGAAGATGTGTGGCTCTATCAAAGTTAGCTTTAATAGttttatgaacaaaataaacctGTCCATTCAGTGAAACTAAAACAAATGCAGAaaactgctaaacaatttGTTACTATAGCAATCACTCACCAATAAGATCCAGGCTCAACTGGGCCAGCCTTTTTCTCTGCCTTCTTAAGAGCTCTTTCAGAGATAGGATGGCCATTAATTGAAACCTTAACACTGTCCATGGACTGATTAAATAAAGAAAGGTCCTTGAAACCCTTCTTCAGGAAACCagcaaaaaattttgaatcccCACTCTTACCAGTTGAGGGCTGATCTTCTTCTAATGCAGTCTCGGAAGAACCACGAGAAAAACCAGAATTTGAACGCTCGTTAAATGATGAACCACCACTCTCTACAAGGGCATTGCCATCTTCAACAAAAGGTTGGTCCAATTTTCCATTTTCTTcctctgttttcttttcttcacatCTCTCATTTAAGCTTGCTGCATCAAAGGCATCTCCAGTATCTTCAAGGGGGGCGTCGGCATCCGCAAGGGCACTATTGCTGTTTTCTTTGTTGTTTTCGTCAAATCCCTTCTCAGTATTCTCAGCTTCAAGGCCactattttcttcttctttgctCTTTTGCCCATATTCCTTGTTCACATTATCACCTTCAAGACTGTtgatatcatctattttgCTTTCCAAGTCATGCCTTCCTTTTCCATCTTCAATACTGATAATGTTATCTTTTGTACCACTACTATCCAGTTCATGTGTTCTGCTAACATCTTCAATGCTACAATATTGATCTTCCTTGCTCTTCTGTTCGTGCGTTGTGCACACACTTTCATCCACAGAGGAATCTTCATTGCATTCCTTGACCTTTTGTTCACTTCCCAAACTAAGTCTCCCATCGTCATCACTAACTTTGTGTTCTCCTTTGTAATTCACATCGGATCTATTAGCTGTGCTTAGATCCTCACTATTATTATCTTTTTCCTGACTGCACAATGGATCGACAAGCTTGTCCTCTAAAACTGGGGAACATGGGTTGGTTCGAACATCTGAAGGTTCTGCTTGACACTCAGCATCTCTTTCGCATAATATGTCTTTCGGGCTTTCAATATCTCCAGATCTACTTGGAGACAACAACAGCTCATCTGTTTTTAACTGAATGCTCCTGCTTGATTCACACCCTTTCTCAGTCCTGTCGTGACTAATGGTAGAAGAAACTGAATGTTCATCACCAAAGTCCATGTTGATTTGCATGCTGCTATGCTCatttaaattgtaaaaagcAGAATTGGCAAAATCATTGAGCTGGTGCTCAAAATCTCGCTtagtttgatcagttgaacaTTGCTCGGTTTTTGATACACAAAAGGATGTTGATGGTGAGATAGGAATAACTTTTTCCTCATGCCTCAAACTGATAATCTCAGAGCAAGACCCGCATTGCAGCCGATTCCTCCCCATGCATTTTTCCATAGGCACCTGCAATAGATGATAACAAGAACTGCACACAACAAATGGGGCGGCGCCATAGACAGGACGGCAAAGATGCTCTGCCTTCTTCCGAAAATACTCAGCCCTCTTCTTTGATACTGACCGATGCGAGTACAATGATGATGCCACAGACCTCCGGTCATAGTCCGATGAGACAGATGGCGACCTTTCAAACCGGTAGCACTCATGCTGCCCAGCAAAGTATCTTGCCATTGGAATGTGCTCTTCTTGTGGTGCAGTCCTCTGTCCATGTAGACAATGCGGACAGGAACATGAATAAGGATTATAATTTCCATGTCCAACTCCACAGTTATCCCATTGCCTCCCTTGGTAATGCCGATACCGCCCACTTGACTGTCTGGAGTACCTCTCCCCAAGCTCAGGACGTGGCGGCTCATAGGGACTCGGCGGTAAGCAGTGCCCATACCGCCCACCATAGCGTGAGCAGTGATACCCCGGCATTGGTGGTGGCTCAGGGTTCTCAGGGAGCAACGAGAGTGCTCGGCGGTTCGCCCGACGGTGCTCCCGCGGCGGCAGCTCAACAATCTGGCAGGTCCTCGTGATCTGGTCCCTCAGCTCATCCAGCTTGCGGAGCAACTCCACGGGATCCTGCTTCAGCGCATGCCAGTCCAGGGCCCTCTGCTCGCTGCATTGCGATCGCTCGTCGAGCCCAATCCTCCGCCCAGGGGCGGATCTAACGTGGGACATCGGGTTCAGCTGAACCCCGCAAACTTTCTGGGAACAAAAATACTGCTATCAGTATCAAGATTAAGGCGAATCAAGAGAGATTTTCCAGATCTTGAGGAGAACATTTGGGTTCATGCAaattccagaaaaaaaaaagtgcatgGATAGAGAGATGAGAATAGATGATTTGGCCGCAAAAGGGATAGATTAATGGACGCTCACCGGTTAGGATGCAGCGGAAACAGCAGGACGACGGCGCCCTCTCACCGCCGAAGATCCGCACAGGCAGCAGGCGAACTcgcgcgggagggaggagacgaTACGGGAGCAAGAGCGACTCCGAGGGGACTGGAGATATACTCAAGAGTGAGAGGCAGCAAAACATGAAAAGCGGATTTCAATAGaaagtagtaaaaaaaaatgcactatGAACTGCTTCGACACACTCCCTCATTTATCAAAAATTCAACCACAAACGAGAGAAACTGCTTTGATACACTCCCATTTATCAATAATTTGCTAACATTACTGAAACTCTATTGCGACTTCAAACACGAACTGGTTCCGTAAAACAAATGCATTGCGGACCAAACATTCGCCATGCGCGCGGCTGGGGAGTGAGGCCAAGCAGATCGGCGTGGATCCGGGGAAAGTGAGGTAAGATAAGATCCGCGGTTGGGGAGGCGAAGCGGGGATTACCTTCCCTTCCGACCCAGgcccgcggcgggcggcgaggctACGGCACAggggcgtggcggcgccgccggttcGCCATTTAGGGTTTCGCGAGGCGGCTCGAGGATTCCGCCATGAGAGGGCGGCACTCGCAGTGGCAGTATACGCTGTGTGGTGGAGACGACGAGGGGGGAGCCAACTGTAAGAGCCTCGTATATAGGCGCGACCTCTCCGAGGACCGATTTGTAATTAATATGTTTCTCAGGGGGGTCGGTCGCGGGGGTGGGGTTACGTGGGGATGTGGTCCGCTTTTGGAATGATCTGGCTGCGCCGCTGACGTGGGGGTCAAGGGCCCGGGCCCACATGGAAGCGACCTGGGGTGGTGGGGTACAGCTGGTGAGATGGGAACTCGCCgtatctctctttttccttttttttctttcttcttttttccccttccgTCTCGGGAGAAGCCATTGTTTAGACCATCACTCATGCATAACCCACAGTGATTAATTAGTGGTTAATCAATCGCTTATCCATCGTATGAACACTTGAGCAGGCTGAGCTTAAGCTAAATGGTCACTGTCCCAACTACTT
This is a stretch of genomic DNA from Oryza brachyantha chromosome 1, ObraRS2, whole genome shotgun sequence. It encodes these proteins:
- the LOC102715261 gene encoding uncharacterized protein LOC102715261 yields the protein MSHVRSAPGRRIGLDERSQCSEQRALDWHALKQDPVELLRKLDELRDQITRTCQIVELPPREHRRANRRALSLLPENPEPPPMPGYHCSRYGGRYGHCLPPSPYEPPRPELGERYSRQSSGRYRHYQGRQWDNCGVGHGNYNPYSCSCPHCLHGQRTAPQEEHIPMARYFAGQHECYRFERSPSVSSDYDRRSVASSLYSHRSVSKKRAEYFRKKAEHLCRPVYGAAPFVVCSSCYHLLQVPMEKCMGRNRLQCGSCSEIISLRHEEKVIPISPSTSFCVSKTEQCSTDQTKRDFEHQLNDFANSAFYNLNEHSSMQINMDFGDEHSVSSTISHDRTEKGCESSRSIQLKTDELLLSPSRSGDIESPKDILCERDAECQAEPSDVRTNPCSPVLEDKLVDPLCSQEKDNNSEDLSTANRSDVNYKGEHKVSDDDGRLSLGSEQKVKECNEDSSVDESVCTTHEQKSKEDQYCSIEDVSRTHELDSSGTKDNIISIEDGKGRHDLESKIDDINSLEGDNVNKEYGQKSKEEENSGLEAENTEKGFDENNKENSNSALADADAPLEDTGDAFDAASLNERCEEKKTEEENGKLDQPFVEDGNALVESGGSSFNERSNSGFSRGSSETALEEDQPSTGKSGDSKFFAGFLKKGFKDLSLFNQSMDSVKVSINGHPISERALKKAEKKAGPVEPGSYWYDYRAGFWGVMGRECIGIIPPFIREFNYPLASNCASGDTGVFVNGRELHQRDLDLLVGRGLPRISGKSYSVEISGNVTDEATGKKLRSLGKLAPTIEKLKRGFGMHVPEEFR
- the LOC102714976 gene encoding probable GABA transporter 2, translated to MAPAAFDAEAAKQPAADASDAGAAFVLESKGKWWHAGFHLTTAIVGPTVLTLPYALRGMGWGLGLAVLTVIGAVTFYEYSLMSRVLEHCEARGRRHIRFRELAADVLGSGWMFYFVVTVQTAINTGVSIGTILLAADCLEIMYTSLSPNGPLKLYHFIIIVAVALAFLSQLPSFHSLRHINFVSLLLSLGYTILVSAACIGAGLSKDAPVKDYSLSSSKSDQTVNAFLSISILASVYGNGILPEIQATLAPPAAGKMMKALVLCYSVIAFAFYLPSITGYWAFGSHVQSNVLKSLMPDSGRALAPTWLLGLTVLFVLLQLLAIGLVYSQVAYEIMEKSSVDATRGKFSRRNVLPRLLLRTLYLALCAFMAAMLPFFGDIVGVVGAVGFIPLDFVLPVLMYNIALAPPRRSALYIANTAIMVVFSGVGAIGAFASIRKLVLDAGRFKLFSNNVVD